In Arachis stenosperma cultivar V10309 chromosome 1, arast.V10309.gnm1.PFL2, whole genome shotgun sequence, one DNA window encodes the following:
- the LOC130979480 gene encoding uncharacterized protein LOC130979480: protein MISRLALPSSNNTNQPSSSSNLPFQPLPNPNNALSAITLWSGTTLEEIPARALEDIHEKEVVIEAPHEEEEMSTRQEEEKVNLKEPKRKATMDESIPIPFPSMIKKAKKAPEFDLNMLQAFKKVEVTIPLLDVIQQILKYARFLKDLCIHKDRIGELETLSLGSSISALMKPIPKKFGDPRPCLVSCRIGGVVFHDCMCDLGACVSIIPFSVFARLNLAPLKRLTARFALADKGVITVMGIAEDVLVAIRDLVFSVDFYILEMPPTEGRSSSSVLLGRPFLKTSKFKLDSFTGTYSFEVGEKTIKFNLKEAMKHPPEEHSVLQCDVIDEVVAEMQSKDQNELCYPIVEEKDDQEGKQRKFVESDSHELGEKEPQLEVKSELKPLPFHLKYAFLGDNQEFPIIIASELSNQEEEKVIEVLRKHKKAIGWSLGDIVGIDPHMCMHRIFLQKGARPVRQTQRRLNPTILDVVKKEVTRLLDAGIIYSISDSEWVSPIQFVPKKLGITAVKKEDGEVVTTRVQNAWRVCIDYRRSNAATRKDHYPLPFIDQMLDQLEDSHCS from the exons ATGATCTCAAGATTGGCTTTACCCTCCTCCAACAACACCAACCAACCCTCAAGCTCTTCTAACCTTCCATTTCAACCCCTTCCAAACCCAAATAATGCACTCAGTGCCATTACACTATGGTCAGGGACTACCTTAGAGGAGATACCTGCTAGGGCCTTGGAAGACATTCATGAGAAAGAAGTGGTTATTGAAGCTCCACATGAAGAGGAGGAGATGAGCACAAGGCAAGAGGAGGAAAAAGTGAACCTCAAAGAGCCCAAAAGGAAAGCTACAATGGATGAGTCCATTCCTATTCCATTCCCTTCCATGATAAAGAAGGCCAAGAAAGCTCCGGAGTTTGATTTGAACATGCTTCAAGCattcaagaaagttgaggtaaccattCCACTTCTTGATGTCATTCAACAAATTCTGAAGTATGCAAGATTCTTAAAAGACTTGTGCATACACAAGGATAGGATAGGTGAGTTGGAGACATTGTCATTGGGTAGTTCTATTTCTGCATTGATGAAGCCTATTCCTAAAAAGTTTGGTGACCCTAGACCTTGTTTGGTTTCTTGTCGTATTGGTGGAGTTGTTTTTCATGACtgtatgtgtgatttaggagcttGCGTGAGCATCATACCATTCTCAGTGTTTGCAAGGTTGAACTTAGCTCCATTGAAAAGGTTGACTGCCAGATTTGCCTTGGCCGACAAGGGTGTGATTACCGTGATGGGAATAGCCGAAGATGTGCTTGTGGCAATCAGGGATTTGGTTTTTTCGGTCGACTTCTACATCCTTGAAATGCCACCAACAGAGGGTAGAAGTTCCTCCTCCGTTctacttggtagacccttctTGAAGACCTCCAAATTCAAATTGGATTCCTTCACCGGCACATACTCTTTTGAGGTTGGAGAAAAGACAATCAAGTTCAACTTAAAGGAAGCCATGAAACACCCACCCGAAGAGCATTCCGTCCTCCAATGTGATGTAATTGATGAGGTAGTAGCAGAAATGCAAAGCAAAGATCAAAACGAGCTATGCTACCCTATTGTTGAGGAGAAGGATGATCAAGAGggtaaacaaagaaaatttgttgagagtgATTCCCATGAGCTTGGTGAAAAAGAACCGCAATTGGAGGTAAAAAGTGAATTGAAGCCTCTTCCATTTCATTTGAAGTATGCATTCCTTGGGGACAATCAAGAGTTTCCAATCATTATTGCTAGTGAGCTCTCTAaccaagaagaggagaaggtCATAGAAGTCCTaaggaagcacaagaaagcaatCGGTTGGAGCTTGGGTGACATTGTGGGAATTGACCCGCATATGTGCATGCATCGTATCTTTCTCCAAAAAGGTGCTCGGCCGGTTAGACAAACCCAAAGAAGACTCAATCCAACTATCCTTGACGTGGTGAAAAAGGAAGTCACAAGGCTACTTGATGCGGGTATCATATACTCGATTTCTGACAGTGAATGGGTGAGTCCGATCCAATTTGTCCCAAAGAAATTGGGCATCACCGCCGTCAAGAAGGAAGATGGTGAAGTGGTCACCACAAGAGTACAAAATGCTTGGCGAGTGTGCATCGATTATAGGAGGTCGAATGCCGCAACGAGGAAAGACCATTACCCCTTGCCATTCATTGACCAGATGTTGGACCAACTTGAGG ATTCGCATTGCTCCTGA